ATTATAAGTATTCTCTGTATTCTTGCAAAGCTACCTCGCGGTGCTTCTACTTCAATCCGCAACGTGTTTTGGCCACTTTCAAACCAGCGTTCTTGGAGTGTGAAGCTTTTGTAATCGGAGGGTTCCATGATTCCTTTTTGGGTGGCACTGCTCACTAAGTTGCCGTTGAGATATATCCGCACTTTTGCTCCTTCGTCAGTTTGTAGCCAGCAGAGAAGCTTGGCCTTTTGTGGTATGAACTCTATTGGAAAAGAAAACTCCAGATAATCTCGATAGTCCATTTCCAGAAGTTGGGTGCCGTTAAGTGTGTAGTTGCTGGCTATGTTGCCGGAAAAATTGAGGTCAAGCACGTTGTGTTGGGTTGACCTTCCCGAAAAATCTACATAATACATTCCAACAGTTGGTGTTTCAGGAACAGACACTTCGATCATTCCTGAAACTGTGGCAGAGGTGGGATTCAACCCTGGGGCTCCTCTAAATTCGGCGGTGATTTCAAAGGGTGTGCTTTCGTAAACCCGGGGAGCAGTGTAATAAACGGTGACTTTGCCCAGAGAATCGGTGATGACTGATGAAGTGCTTAAAGAACCGATGCTGGCGCTCCAGTAAATGGTGCGCCCGTAAACGGGACGGCCGTCGGGTCTTCTCAGATAGGCGTCTATTTTTACCCGCTCGCCTGGCTGAAGGGTAAGCGAATCAGCTCTTATTTCCAGAATGGGAGTTGCTTGAACGGAAACGACTTCTATTTCCACCGAGGAAGAAGTTGGCGCAAGACCATGCTCTCCGCTAAAGTTGGCGCTTATGGTAACTACCTGAGGAGTGCGAGGTGCATAGAAGGTAACGCTGGTTACTCCTCGGGCATCGGTCACTGTTTGGTAGCTACTGAGGGAACCAGAACTTGTTGACCAGTTTATGTTGCGTCCCGGAAGAGGGTTTCCAGAAACATCGCTGAGACTGGCTCTAATAGAAATGGTTCCTCCCGGTGCTACGTTTGCTGTGGAAGGCTGCAGGGTGAGTACGGTTCCCCGAGTGCGCATAGCCACGTTGAAGTGAGTCCTGTTTACAGCGTAGCGGGTGAAAATACGTCCCGCCTGGTGAGGGTTCTGGATAAAGTCTTGCAGTGCACCTTCGCTGACCGGAGTGGGGGTGAAAAGAATGACCAACCTCTCCGTTCCCGCTGGTCCAGACACTGTTCCTCGGTAGGTTTCCGTTCGACCGGAGCCAAAGTATTGGTTGCGCACCAGGACATTAACATCACCATTTGGTAAGTAGTCAATCAGATTGACGTAACCCTGACGATCGACACTGTAGCGAATGGTAATGGGATCACCGACATAATAGGTTGCCCCTTCACCACGGTCCACGCTAATACTGACGGCAGGACTGCGAGGAATGGTGATGTAGATATTGGGATTTAGATTAAACCTCATATATACTCTGCCCTGGGCAGGTGCTACCGCCAGAAAAAGAAACACCACCGCAAACGTAAAAATCAAGAAAGAACCTTTTCCCCTCATAATTATTTCTCCTTTCTGAACTACCATTGGTTTCATTATTATATCATTAATCATTGGTTTTTCCGTTGAGTTTATGCTTCTGGTGAGAACCGCTCTATTTTGGGGTGTGCAGAGCTTTCGTCCAGGTAATCAAAAAGTGAGGTCAGGTCCTTGAAAATCAGGGCACCTTTTTTACAAAGCGCTTCCAGATATTTCCTTGCTTTGCCGCCGGTAAAGTCGAATTTTACATCAAAGCATTCCTCAAAAAGAAGGACCTTTTTACCCTTTTCCTGAAGAGAGAGAGCCATCTCTAAATTAGCGAGATTACCCTCTCCCCAGAAGGTGGGGGCAATGATTACGAAGTTTTTTTGCATGGCTATTTGTTTTGCTCTTTCAAGGTTTTCTTTTTGGATAGAGGAAAAAGGTTTTTCTGTTACTACTTCAAGGTTCAACTTGCGGGCTGCTTCTTCATCAGCATCAAGCTGGTTTACCACTCCCACACTGACTTCTATACCCTTTTGTAGGAGCAATCTCAACAGAGGTTTCCCACTGCCTCCGCCACATATGAGGTGTACTTTCAGGGGGTGTTTGTGCGGAGTGCTTATACTAAGCGGTATGAAAAAGGGTCGCAGGGTGTAGGGGTGGATTTCCTCCAGGAATTTCACGCCAAACAGTTCGCTGAGAACGGAGCTTTTCATAACTTCTTCAATTTTTCCAAAAGCGAATATTTTCCCCTCTTTCATGAAAAGTGCCTGGTTGCAAAACTGGGCTGCCAGATTGGGGTCGTGAAGAACGCATAGAATGGTAATTCCCTGCTCTCTAAGTTGAGTTAGTATAGACATAATCTCCAGCTGGTAAAGTATATCTAAGTGGCTGGTTGGCTCATCAAGCAGGAGAAGCTCTGGTTCCTGGGCTAAAGCTCTGGCAATCATAACTCGCTGTTTTTCTCCCCCGGAAAGCTGGGCAAAGGGTTGTTCCGCTAAGTGAAGGGTGGCAGT
This portion of the Thermatribacter velox genome encodes:
- a CDS encoding ABC transporter ATP-binding protein codes for the protein MGEYLKAKELSFYYGSLPAVRRVNFGIERGAFVGVLGPNGSGKSTLLSLLAGLLEPAQGRVYLEGKDLLRLPRKARAKKIAMVFQNFPDQLELPCHEIVMMGRFPHWRKWQKESLRDYQVVNRAMQQTATLHLAEQPFAQLSGGEKQRVMIARALAQEPELLLLDEPTSHLDILYQLEIMSILTQLREQGITILCVLHDPNLAAQFCNQALFMKEGKIFAFGKIEEVMKSSVLSELFGVKFLEEIHPYTLRPFFIPLSISTPHKHPLKVHLICGGGSGKPLLRLLLQKGIEVSVGVVNQLDADEEAARKLNLEVVTEKPFSSIQKENLERAKQIAMQKNFVIIAPTFWGEGNLANLEMALSLQEKGKKVLLFEECFDVKFDFTGGKARKYLEALCKKGALIFKDLTSLFDYLDESSAHPKIERFSPEA
- a CDS encoding Ig-like domain-containing protein, with the translated sequence MRGKGSFLIFTFAVVFLFLAVAPAQGRVYMRFNLNPNIYITIPRSPAVSISVDRGEGATYYVGDPITIRYSVDRQGYVNLIDYLPNGDVNVLVRNQYFGSGRTETYRGTVSGPAGTERLVILFTPTPVSEGALQDFIQNPHQAGRIFTRYAVNRTHFNVAMRTRGTVLTLQPSTANVAPGGTISIRASLSDVSGNPLPGRNINWSTSSGSLSSYQTVTDARGVTSVTFYAPRTPQVVTISANFSGEHGLAPTSSSVEIEVVSVQATPILEIRADSLTLQPGERVKIDAYLRRPDGRPVYGRTIYWSASIGSLSTSSVITDSLGKVTVYYTAPRVYESTPFEITAEFRGAPGLNPTSATVSGMIEVSVPETPTVGMYYVDFSGRSTQHNVLDLNFSGNIASNYTLNGTQLLEMDYRDYLEFSFPIEFIPQKAKLLCWLQTDEGAKVRIYLNGNLVSSATQKGIMEPSDYKSFTLQERWFESGQNTLRIEVEAPRGSFARIQRILIIL